A genomic window from Camelina sativa cultivar DH55 chromosome 2, Cs, whole genome shotgun sequence includes:
- the LOC104714059 gene encoding U3 small nucleolar RNA-associated protein 14-like isoform X1, whose amino-acid sequence MGEKRRSTSKTLGKNKRRKGPHLPNSILKTIANEKRPLNSDEEDDEIDSDDAIVDLYEYEEGVPEEESRKNNRYDPVVNYNYELPEDFEDENVESDDDDEGGNSDNEEGEGDDVVRHTRMLQAVTGMPSAAFDGESKRKPVLFTEAYPESEFNPTRDVLEGKGLLTIDELMAPIEGKPGFNELEKRISRMQKDAQAVVHAPLPKPERERLERKAVKGLVDKEFNKWVHMVKRNREAPTVYFNQNVSLGYSTVGAIASEFQPRTDFEKKMASVLNDNELGEAHDEDGAKLLELNEVSVEDQIKYRDHIAKMRSLLFRHELKSKRIKKIKSKTYHRLKGKDLKKSAMGALMDPEMAKEEAMKQEARRVEERMTLKHKNTGKWAKRMISRGLNVKYDGTRAAISEQLQINATLSRKMNSTNDGSSSDESDDEEELNDGSDQDTPSKLIAKAREKTLKTVEDDEVPNSGLLSLPFMARAMKKKNEEAIEGGKRALEEYEEWENSGGEENPKKTAVVSGRRVFGATAKVEAPKESRKDSDNFYDNSDSDNDTEGIENNDLGAVRDTASPARNTGAITETEKFDDDVENPASKTTFDVALFASGSWKKMKGCQNAETKKKLKKHVPYSKGQDKKESRDDESEDSESEAEEMVDGILTSASKETYEIPSQAELIQRAFAGDDVVDEFEKEKQEVLNQEVPEPEKPVLVPGWGQWTNIQKKRGLPSWMVREHEDAKKKRTLDLKTRKDARLRHVIISEKVDKKVEKLHTTTLPFPYTSKEVFEHSMRMPIGPEFNPATIVGSLNRPEVVKRAGVIIKPLKFEEANPNEKVDDEHPRSNQKQNPKKGGKTGKGQSKGKSKQKTKA is encoded by the exons ATGGGAGAGAAGAGGAGATCTACTTCGAAAACCCTAGGCAAGAACAAAAGGAGGAAAGGTCCTCATTTGCCTAACTCTATACTGAAGACTATCGCCAATGAGAAACGTCCTTTGAACtctgacgaagaagacgacgagaTTGATTCCGATGATGCAATCGTCGATTTGTATGAGTACGAAGAAGGTGTCCCTGAGGAAGAGTCTCGGAAAAACAATCGCTACGACCCCGTCGTTAACTACAACTACGAGCTTCCTGAAGATTTcgag GATGAAAATGTGGAgtcagatgatgatgacgaaggTGGGAACAGTGACAATGAGGAAGGTGAAGGTGATGATGTTGTTAGACACACACGGATGTTGCAAGCTGTCACTGGAATGCCAAGTGCAGCCTTTGATG GAGAGAGTAAGAGAAAACCTGTACTCTTCACTGAAGCGTATCCAGAGTCTGAGTTTAATCCAACCCGTGATGTTCTGGAGGGCAAAGGTCTCCTCACAATTGACGAATTAATGGCGCCTATTGAAGGAAAACCTGGGTTTAACGAACTAGAGAAGAGGATCTCACGGATGCAGAAAGATGCTCAAGCTGTTGTTCATGCTCCTCTGCCAAAGCCAGAACGAGAAAGACTGGAACGCAAAGCTGTGAAAGGACTTGTTGACAAGGAGTTTAATAAGTGGGTGCATATGGTTAAGAGGAATAGGGAGGCACCAACTGTTTATTTCAACCAAAATGTCAGTTTGGGGTACTCTACAGTTGGCGCAATAGCATCAGAATTTCAACCCAGGACTGACTTTGAGAAGAAAATGGCTTCTGTGCTCAATGATAACGAGCTTGGGGAGGCTCACGATGAAGATGGCGCTAAGCTTCTTGAATTGAACGAG GTGTCAGTTGAAGACCAAATCAAGTACCGTGACCACATTGCCAAGATGCGGAGCCTGCTCTTCCGCCATGAGCTCAAAAGTAAACGTATCAAGAAGATTAAGTCTAAAACTTATCATCGCCTGAAAGGCAAAGACCTGAAGAAATCAGCAATGGGAGCACTAATGGACCCTGAAATGGCTAAAGAAGAGGCTATGAAGCAGGAGGCTAGACGAGTAGAG GAACGGATGACGTTGAAGCACAAAAACACAGGAAAATGGGCCAAACGCATGATAAGCCGTGGACTGAATGTGAAATACGATGGAACTCGGGCAGCTATATCTGAACAACTTCAGATTAATGCTACTTTGTCCAGAAAGATGAACTCCACGAACGATGGAAGTAGCAGTGATGAGAGCGACGATGAGGAAGAGTTAAATGATGGTTCAGACCAGGATACTCCTTCTAAATTGATAGCAAAGGCCAGAGAGAAGACACTGAAAActgtagaagatgatgaagtaCCCAATTCTGGTCTTCTTTCATTACCTTTCATG GCTCGTgctatgaaaaagaaaaacgagGAAGCTATTGAAGGAGGTAAACGTGCACTTGAGGAGTATGAAGAGTGGGAGAATTCTGGTGGAGaagaaaatcctaaaaagaCTGCTGTTGTTAGTGGCAGAAGAGTATTTGGTGCCACCGCTAAGGTCGAAGCTCCAAAAGAGTCTAGAAAGGACTCGGACAATTTTTATGATAACAGTGATAGTGACAATGATACGGAAGGCATAGAAAATAATGACCTAGGTGCTGTTAGAGATACTGCTTCACCTGCTAGAAACACTGGAGCCATAACAGAGACTGAG aagtttgatgatgatgttgaaaaTCCAGCTTCTAAGACAACATTTGATGTTGCTTTGTTTGCGTCAGGCTCTTGGAAGAAG ATGAAAGGCTGCCAAAAtgcagaaaccaaaaaaaaactaaagaagcaTGTACCATATTCAAAGGGCCAAGATAAGAAG gaATCTAGAGATGACGAAAGTGAAGATTCCGAGAGTGAAGCAGAGGAAATGGTTGATGGGATTTTGACATCAGCTTCAAAGGAAACCTATGAAATTCCTTCTCAAGCAGAGCTTATACAACGTGCTTTTGCTGGTGATGACGTAGTAGATGAATTCGAGAAGGAGAAGCAAGAGGTTCTAAATCAGGAAGTTCCTGAACCGGAGAAACCGGTTCTAGTTCCTGGTTGGGGACAATGGACCAATATCCAAAAGAAGAGAGGTTTACCTTCATGGATGGTTAGGGAACATGAAGatgcaaagaaaaagagaacgCTAGATCTCAAAACAAGGAAAGACGCTCGTCTCAGACATGTTATCATATCAGAAAAAGTAGATAAAAAG GTTGAGAAACTTCATACAACGACTCTACCTTTCCCATATACATCTAAGGAGGTTTTCGAACACAGCATGCGCATGCCTATAGGACCCGAGTTTAATCCTGCAACTATTGTTGGATCTCTAAACCGACCTGAG GTTGTGAAGAGAGCTGGTGTGATAATTAAACCGCTCAAATTCGAGGAAGCGAATCCAAACGAGAAGGTAGATGATGAACACCCTCGAAgcaatcagaaacaaaaccCCAAGAAGGGTGGTAAAACCGGTAAAGGTCAAAGCAAAGGCAAGTCCAAGCAAAAGACAAAAGCTTAG
- the LOC104714059 gene encoding U3 small nucleolar RNA-associated protein 14-like isoform X2 — translation MGEKRRSTSKTLGKNKRRKGPHLPNSILKTIANEKRPLNSDEEDDEIDSDDAIVDLYEYEEGVPEEESRKNNRYDPVVNYNYELPEDFEDENVESDDDDEGGNSDNEEGEGDDVVRHTRMLQAVTGMPSAAFDGESKRKPVLFTEAYPESEFNPTRDVLEGKGLLTIDELMAPIEGKPGFNELEKRISRMQKDAQAVVHAPLPKPERERLERKAVKGLVDKEFNKWVHMVKRNREAPTVYFNQNVSLGYSTVGAIASEFQPRTDFEKKMASVLNDNELGEAHDEDGAKLLELNEVSVEDQIKYRDHIAKMRSLLFRHELKSKRIKKIKSKTYHRLKGKDLKKSAMGALMDPEMAKEEAMKQEARRVEERMTLKHKNTGKWAKRMISRGLNVKYDGTRAAISEQLQINATLSRKMNSTNDGSSSDESDDEEELNDGSDQDTPSKLIAKAREKTLKTVEDDEVPNSGLLSLPFMARAMKKKNEEAIEGGKRALEEYEEWENSGGEENPKKTAVVSGRRVFGATAKVEAPKESRKDSDNFYDNSDSDNDTEGIENNDLGAVRDTASPARNTGAITETEFDDDVENPASKTTFDVALFASGSWKKMKGCQNAETKKKLKKHVPYSKGQDKKESRDDESEDSESEAEEMVDGILTSASKETYEIPSQAELIQRAFAGDDVVDEFEKEKQEVLNQEVPEPEKPVLVPGWGQWTNIQKKRGLPSWMVREHEDAKKKRTLDLKTRKDARLRHVIISEKVDKKVEKLHTTTLPFPYTSKEVFEHSMRMPIGPEFNPATIVGSLNRPEVVKRAGVIIKPLKFEEANPNEKVDDEHPRSNQKQNPKKGGKTGKGQSKGKSKQKTKA, via the exons ATGGGAGAGAAGAGGAGATCTACTTCGAAAACCCTAGGCAAGAACAAAAGGAGGAAAGGTCCTCATTTGCCTAACTCTATACTGAAGACTATCGCCAATGAGAAACGTCCTTTGAACtctgacgaagaagacgacgagaTTGATTCCGATGATGCAATCGTCGATTTGTATGAGTACGAAGAAGGTGTCCCTGAGGAAGAGTCTCGGAAAAACAATCGCTACGACCCCGTCGTTAACTACAACTACGAGCTTCCTGAAGATTTcgag GATGAAAATGTGGAgtcagatgatgatgacgaaggTGGGAACAGTGACAATGAGGAAGGTGAAGGTGATGATGTTGTTAGACACACACGGATGTTGCAAGCTGTCACTGGAATGCCAAGTGCAGCCTTTGATG GAGAGAGTAAGAGAAAACCTGTACTCTTCACTGAAGCGTATCCAGAGTCTGAGTTTAATCCAACCCGTGATGTTCTGGAGGGCAAAGGTCTCCTCACAATTGACGAATTAATGGCGCCTATTGAAGGAAAACCTGGGTTTAACGAACTAGAGAAGAGGATCTCACGGATGCAGAAAGATGCTCAAGCTGTTGTTCATGCTCCTCTGCCAAAGCCAGAACGAGAAAGACTGGAACGCAAAGCTGTGAAAGGACTTGTTGACAAGGAGTTTAATAAGTGGGTGCATATGGTTAAGAGGAATAGGGAGGCACCAACTGTTTATTTCAACCAAAATGTCAGTTTGGGGTACTCTACAGTTGGCGCAATAGCATCAGAATTTCAACCCAGGACTGACTTTGAGAAGAAAATGGCTTCTGTGCTCAATGATAACGAGCTTGGGGAGGCTCACGATGAAGATGGCGCTAAGCTTCTTGAATTGAACGAG GTGTCAGTTGAAGACCAAATCAAGTACCGTGACCACATTGCCAAGATGCGGAGCCTGCTCTTCCGCCATGAGCTCAAAAGTAAACGTATCAAGAAGATTAAGTCTAAAACTTATCATCGCCTGAAAGGCAAAGACCTGAAGAAATCAGCAATGGGAGCACTAATGGACCCTGAAATGGCTAAAGAAGAGGCTATGAAGCAGGAGGCTAGACGAGTAGAG GAACGGATGACGTTGAAGCACAAAAACACAGGAAAATGGGCCAAACGCATGATAAGCCGTGGACTGAATGTGAAATACGATGGAACTCGGGCAGCTATATCTGAACAACTTCAGATTAATGCTACTTTGTCCAGAAAGATGAACTCCACGAACGATGGAAGTAGCAGTGATGAGAGCGACGATGAGGAAGAGTTAAATGATGGTTCAGACCAGGATACTCCTTCTAAATTGATAGCAAAGGCCAGAGAGAAGACACTGAAAActgtagaagatgatgaagtaCCCAATTCTGGTCTTCTTTCATTACCTTTCATG GCTCGTgctatgaaaaagaaaaacgagGAAGCTATTGAAGGAGGTAAACGTGCACTTGAGGAGTATGAAGAGTGGGAGAATTCTGGTGGAGaagaaaatcctaaaaagaCTGCTGTTGTTAGTGGCAGAAGAGTATTTGGTGCCACCGCTAAGGTCGAAGCTCCAAAAGAGTCTAGAAAGGACTCGGACAATTTTTATGATAACAGTGATAGTGACAATGATACGGAAGGCATAGAAAATAATGACCTAGGTGCTGTTAGAGATACTGCTTCACCTGCTAGAAACACTGGAGCCATAACAGAGACTGAG tttgatgatgatgttgaaaaTCCAGCTTCTAAGACAACATTTGATGTTGCTTTGTTTGCGTCAGGCTCTTGGAAGAAG ATGAAAGGCTGCCAAAAtgcagaaaccaaaaaaaaactaaagaagcaTGTACCATATTCAAAGGGCCAAGATAAGAAG gaATCTAGAGATGACGAAAGTGAAGATTCCGAGAGTGAAGCAGAGGAAATGGTTGATGGGATTTTGACATCAGCTTCAAAGGAAACCTATGAAATTCCTTCTCAAGCAGAGCTTATACAACGTGCTTTTGCTGGTGATGACGTAGTAGATGAATTCGAGAAGGAGAAGCAAGAGGTTCTAAATCAGGAAGTTCCTGAACCGGAGAAACCGGTTCTAGTTCCTGGTTGGGGACAATGGACCAATATCCAAAAGAAGAGAGGTTTACCTTCATGGATGGTTAGGGAACATGAAGatgcaaagaaaaagagaacgCTAGATCTCAAAACAAGGAAAGACGCTCGTCTCAGACATGTTATCATATCAGAAAAAGTAGATAAAAAG GTTGAGAAACTTCATACAACGACTCTACCTTTCCCATATACATCTAAGGAGGTTTTCGAACACAGCATGCGCATGCCTATAGGACCCGAGTTTAATCCTGCAACTATTGTTGGATCTCTAAACCGACCTGAG GTTGTGAAGAGAGCTGGTGTGATAATTAAACCGCTCAAATTCGAGGAAGCGAATCCAAACGAGAAGGTAGATGATGAACACCCTCGAAgcaatcagaaacaaaaccCCAAGAAGGGTGGTAAAACCGGTAAAGGTCAAAGCAAAGGCAAGTCCAAGCAAAAGACAAAAGCTTAG
- the LOC104714052 gene encoding uncharacterized protein LOC104714052: protein MQSLCVPSPLHFPATALRRCRNRISAVRSVRAERREENDPLIQSALDSASLRLRETNRTEPLFIDPYAACFLPPYIKKELDIHEEQHYCLATKFIDDKLLEIAKRIDGLKQVVLFTDGMDTRPYRLNWPTSTMIFDVSPEKVFEIASDKLQGVGARIPKSCLFFHIPVESGDTEQQLRSKGFSGNRPSIWAMQGLPLESQSGFEAILSAISSLAMNECYLIGEFPTNITLQPDLTKWMEKLFMSNGFRVKIVKYEEIAASLGVVLQSPANHDSVLFIAQQLKFSDDQMETWRQEFQRVEEDGDEQGFDEL from the exons ATGCAGAGTCTATGTGTTCCTTCTCCTCTACACTTTCCGGCCACCGCACTCCGTCGCTGTCGGAATCGGATTTCCGCCGTTCGTTCGGTGAGAGCAGAGCGCAGAGAAGAGAACGACCCTTTGATTCAATCAGCTCTAGATTCAGCTTCTCTTCGTCTGCGAGAAACAAATCGAACAG AGCCTCTCTTCATCGACCCTTATGCCGCTTGCTTCTTACCTCCTTATATAAAGAAGGAATTGGACATCCATGAAGAACAACATTACTGTCTTGCAACAAAGTTTATCGATGACAAGTTGTTAGAAATAGCTAAACGCATTGATGGGCTAAAGCAG GTTGTCTTGTTCACAGATGGTATGGATACTCGACCTTATAGGCTTAACTGGCCAACTTCGACTATGATCTTTGATGTATCACcagaaaaagtttttgaaattgCATCTGATAAGCTTCAAG GTGTGGGAGCTAGGATCCCTAAAAGTTGCTTATTCTTTCATATACCCGTGGAATCAGGGGACACAGAGCAACAGTTACGCTCAAAAGGTTTTAGTGGGAATCGGCCGAGTATATGGGCAATGCAG GGTTTACCTCTTGAGTCACAATCAGGTTTTGAAGCTATTCTATCAGCCATTAGTAGCTTGGCCATGAATGAATGCTACCTAATAGGAGAATTTCCTACAAATATCACACTCCAG CCGGATTTGACAAAGTGGATGGAGAAACTGTTCATGAGCAATGGTTTCCGGGTGAAAATTGTTAAGTATGAAGAGATTGCTGCGAGTTTAGGCGTTGTTTTACAGTCACCAGCAAACCATGACTCGGTCCTATTTATCGCCCAACAGCTCAAGTTTTCAGATGATCAG ATGGAGACATGGAgacaagaatttcaaagagtGGAAGAAGACGGAGATGAACAAGGATTTGACGAGCTTTGA
- the LOC104714073 gene encoding L-type lectin-domain containing receptor kinase IV.4-like, whose translation MFMKLFTIFFFSLLSQSLMSSSQTLDFIYNGFVSEYYYTFRYNNNISTQGTASVTSNGLLVLANANIQGTGHAFYTKPIRFKDSPNGTASSFSTTFVFAINPEINILSGHGLAFVVAPNSSLPFGSPSKYLGLFNIGNNGNDSNHVFAVELDTIRSTQFNDTDDNHVGININSLTSVESSPAGYWDTKGQFKNLTLNGRKRMQVWVDYDGYTNRINVTMAPFRQVKPRKPLVSIVRDLTSVLLQDMYVGFSSSTGSILSEHYVFGWSFRLKGEAPPLALSKLPKLPWVGPTRIYKFYKNWMPLISLLVIPVLFIISLVFLGRFIVRRRIKFAEELEDWEKEFGKNRLSFKDLYYATKGFKEKPLLGSGGFGKVYKGFMRTTKRAIAVKRVSNESQQGLKEFVAEIVSIGRMSHRNLVPLLGYCRRRDELLLVYDYMPNGSLDKYLYNSPEVTIDWKQRFKAIKGVASALFFLHEEWEQVVIHRDVKASNVLLDAEHNGRLGDFGLARLCGHGLDPQTTHVAGTWGYLAPDYIRTGRATTATDVFAFGVLLLEVACGRRPIDQKENGERVLLVDWVLGFWTEENIMDAKDPKLGSEYDKREIEMVLKLGLLCAHPNPQVRPTMREVLHYLKGDAMLPDFSPSDFCGGGMTLGINHGLGELATFIGGTSIADSILSGGR comes from the coding sequence ATGTTCATGAAGCTCttcaccattttcttcttcagccTACTTTCTCAATCCCTAATGTCCTCTTCCCAAACTCTCGACTTCATTTACAATGGATTCGTTTCCGAGTATTATTATACTTttagatataataataatatatccaCCCAAGGAACTGCCTCAGTCACATCAAACGGTCTCTTGGTGCTAGCCAACGCAAATATCCAGGGTACTGGTCACGCCTTCTATACGAAACCAATCCGGTTCAAAGATTCTCCAAACGGCACTGCTTCGTCCTTCTCGACAACCTTTGTCTTCGCTATCAATCCAGAGATCAATATATTAAGCGGCCACGGCTTGGCCTTTGTCGTCGCTCCTAACTCCAGCCTCCCTTTCGGCAGTCCCAGCAAGTACCTCGGTCTCTTCAACATCGGCAACAACGGTAATGATTCTAATCATGTATTCGCTGTCGAATTAGACACTATTCGGAGTACTCAGTTCAATGATACGGACGACAACCATGTCGGAATCAATATCAATAGCTTGACGTCAGTGGAAAGTTCACCGGCTGGGTACTGGGACACGAAAGGTCAGTTTAAGAATCTGACTTTGAACGGTCGTAAACGGATGCAAGTTTGGGTCGATTACGATGGATATACCAACCGAATCAATGTGACGATGGCTCCCTTCAGGCAGGTTAAACCTAGAAAACCGCTTGTTTCTATTGTCAGAGATCTAACTTCGGTTCTTCTGCAAGATATGTACGTAGGTTTCTCCTCGTCGACCGGTAGTATTCTGTCGGAACATTATGTTTTCGGGTGGAGTTTCAGGTTGAAGGGTGAAGCTCCGCCATTGGCCTTATCGAAACTCCCGAAGTTGCCGTGGGTGGGGCCTACGAGAATATACAAGTTCTACAAGAACTGGATGCCGTTGATTTCCCTCTTGGTGATTCCCGTGTTGTTTATTATATCGCTAGTCTTTCTGGGGCGCTTCATTGTGAGGAGGAGGATAAAGTTTGCAGAGGAGCTTGAAGATTGGGAAAAAGAATTTGGGAAAAACCGATTAAGTTTCAAGGACTTGTACTATGCCACCAAAGGGTTCAAGGAGAAGCCCCTTCTTGGATCGGGCGGGTTTGGTAAGGTTTACAAAGGTTTCATGCGGACAACAAAAAGGGCGATCGCTGTAAAAAGAGTCTCGAACGAATCCCAACAAGGGTTGAAGGAGTTTGTTGCTGAGATTGTGAGTATTGGTAGGATGAGCCACCGGAACTTAGTTCCTCTCTTGGGATATTGCCGCCGGAGAGACGAGCTTCTTCTGGTGTACGATTACATGCCCAATGGAAGCTTAGACAAGTATTTGTACAATAGTCCGGAGGTAACAATCGACTGGAAACAGAGGTTTAAAGCCATTAAAGGTGTGGCCTCTGCCTTATTCTTCCTCCACGAGGAATGGGAACAAGTGGTTATTCACCGTGACGTCAAAGCCAGCAATGTCTTGTTAGACGCCGAGCACAATGGGAGACTCGGGGATTTCGGTTTAGCTCGATTGTGCGGTCACGGGTTGGATCCTCAAACCACCCATGTCGCTGGAACATGGGGATACCTAGCCCCTGATTACATCAGAACAGGACGGGCCACAACAGCTACTGATGTTTTTGCCTTCGGGGTGCTCCTACTAGAAGTAGCATGCGGTAGACGTCCTATCGACCAGAAAGAGAACGGTGAGAGGGTCTTGCTCGTGGATTGGGTACTTGGGTTTTGGACAGAGGAAAACATCATGGATGCTAAGGATCCAAAACTAGGGTCCGAGTATGACAAGAGAGAGATCGAAATGGTTTTGAAGCTAGGTTTGTTATGCGCTCACCCCAATCCACAAGTTAGACCAACAATGAGAGAAGTGTTACATTATCTAAAAGGAGATGCAATGTTACCAGATTTTTCGCCGTCTGACTTTTGTGGGGGTGGGATGACGTTGGGAATCAACCACGGACTTGGTGAGTTAGCCACGTTTATCGGTGGAACTTCGATTGCTGATTCTATACTCTCCGGAGGGAGGTGA
- the LOC104714081 gene encoding L-type lectin-domain containing receptor kinase IV.4 — protein MFFIIKLFTIFFLSFFCHSLKSSSQIIDFTYNGFRPPPTDISVQGITTFTPNGRLMLTNTTMQSTGHAFYTKPIRFKDSPNGTVSSFSTTFVLAIHPQTPLVGTHGMAFVVAPSPSLPLATFGQYLGLFNVTNDGNDSNHVFAVEFDTIRNMVFNDTNNNHVGIDINSLNSVKSSPAGYWDEKDQFTNLTLISGKQMQVWIDYDGRTHRINVTMAPFRENKPIKPLVSIVRDLSLVLLQDMYVGFSSATGTIVSEHIVLGWSFRVKGEAQPLVLSKLPKLPVWNSKPTRLYRFYKNWVPLISFLLISLLIVIFLVRFIVRRRRKFAEELEDWETEFEKNRLKFKDLYYATKGFKDKNLLGSGGFGRVYRGLMPKTKKDIAVKRVSNESRQGLKEFVAEIVSIGQMSHRNLVPLLGYCRRRDELLLVYDYMPNGSLDKYLYNSPEVTLDWRQRFKVINGVASALFYLHEEWEQVVIHRDVKASNVLLDAELNGRLGDFGLAQLCDHGSDPQTTHIVGTWGYLAPDHIRTGRATTGTDVFAFGVLLLEVACGRRPIEIDHVSGERVVLVDWVFGFWMEGNILNATDQNLGSEYNQSEVEMVLKLGLLCSHSDPKARPTMRHVLHYLRGDSMLPDLSPVDLRGSGIMLGTNHGSNESGMFTTESTVAYSVLSSGR, from the coding sequence atgttcttcatcatcaagctcttcaccatcttcttcttaagCTTCTTTTGTCATTCCCTAAAGTCCTCTTCCCAAATTATCGACTTCACTTACAATGGCTTCCGTCCTCCACCGACTGACATATCAGTACAAGGAATTACCACATTCACACCCAACGGTCGCTTGATGCTAACCAACACAACCATGCAGAGCACCGGTCACGCCTTCTATACCAAACCAATCAGGTTCAAAGATTCCCCAAACGGCACCGTGTCTTCTTTCTCCACTACTTTTGTCTTGGCTATTCACCCTCAGACCCCACTTGTTGGCACCCACGGCATGGCCTTTGTCGTTGCTCCTAGCCCTAGCCTCCCATTGGCCACCTTCGGCCAATACCTTGGTCTCTTCAATGTCACAAACGACGGTAACGATAGTAATCATGTATTCGCTGTCGAGTTTGACACAATTAGGAATATGGTGTTCAATGATACGAACAATAACCATGTTGGAATCGATATCAATAGCTTAAACTCGGTGAAAAGTTCGCCGGCTGGGTACTGGGACGAGAAAGATCAGTTTACTAATCTGACTTTGATCAGTGGTAAGCAAATGCAGGTTTGGATCGACTACGATGGTCGTACCCATCGAATCAATGTAACGATGGCTCCCTTCAGAGAGAACAAACCTATAAAACCACTTGTTTCTATTGTCAGAGATCTGTCTTTGGTTCTGTTGCAAGATATGTACGTAGGTTTCTCGTCAGCAACTGGTACTATTGTGTCCGAACATATAGTTCTTGGGTGGAGTTTTCGGGTGAAGGGGGAAGCTCAGCCATTGGTCTTATCGAAACTTCCGAAGTTGCCTGTGTGGAATTCAAAACCAACGAGACTCTACAGATTCTACAAGAACTGGGTGCCGttgatttctttcttgttgATTTCTCTCTTGATTGTTATCTTCCTTGTGCGCTTCATcgtgaggaggaggagaaagttCGCTGAGGAGCTTGAAGATTGGGAAACAGAGTTCGAGAAGAACCGACTAAAGTTCAAGGACTTGTACTATGCCACCAAAGGGTTCAAGGATAAGAACCTTCTTGGATCAGGCGGGTTCGGGAGGGTTTACAGAGGTCTCATGCCAAAGACAAAGAAGGATATCGCCGTGAAAAGAGTCTCTAACGAATCTCGACAAGGGTTGAAAGAGTTTGTGGCTGAGATAGTGAGTATTGGACAGATGAGTCACCGCAACTTAGTCCCTCTCTTGGGCTATTGCCGCCGGAGAGATGAGCTTCTACTGGTGTACGATTACATGCCCAATGGAAGCTTAGACAAGTATTTGTACAACAGTCCAGAGGTAACCCTCGATTGGAGACAGAGGTTTAAAGTCATTAATGGTGTGGCCTCTGCCTTATTCTACCTTCATGAGGAATGGGAACAAGTGGTGATTCACCGCGACGTCAAAGCAAGCAACGTCTTGTTAGACGCGGAGCTAAATGGGAGACTTGGGGATTTTGGTTTAGCTCAGTTGTGTGATCACGGGTCTGATCCTCAAACAACACACATTGTTGGAACGTGGGGATACTTAGCCCCCGACCACATCAGGACAGGACGGGCCACGACCGGTACTGATGTTTTTGCATTTGGGGTGCTCTTACTAGAAGTGGCATGTGGTAGACGTCCTATCGAGATTGATCACGTAAGTGGCGAGAGGGTCGTGCTCGTGGATTGGGTTTTTGGGTTCTGGATGGAGGGAAACATCTTGAATGCTACGGATCAGAATCTAGGGTCCGAGTATAACCAAAGCGAGGTCGAAATGGTTTTGAAGCTAGGTTTGTTGTGCTCTCACTCCGACCCAAAAGCTAGACCAACTATGAGACATGTGCTACATTATCTAAGGGGAGATTCAATGTTACCAGATTTGTCGCCAGTAGACTTACGTGGGAGTGGGATCATGTTGGGAACCAACCACGGATCTAATGAGTCAGGCATGTTTACCACTGAATCTACAGTTGCTTATTCTGTACTCTCCAGCGGTAGGTGA